The following are from one region of the Bacillus methanolicus MGA3 genome:
- the flgL gene encoding flagellar hook-associated protein FlgL translates to MRVTQSMLTNNMLRNLSNSYDRLGKLQDQISTQKKFTKPSDDPVAAMLGMNYRTDLNRIKQYQRNIGEVKNWIDSTDDALDKAVLALQRIRELTVQASNGTLEEDQRKAIAEEVKQLKEHLRDIGDTQVGGKYIFNGTKTNERPSVTGYTTGTIELEVFSGIKIPVNIEGAPLFKDMLDDNNGDIQGLINALENNDPSIGDFLGKIDANIDKFLAARAQVGAKQNRVELMEDRLSQQEVFSSRILSDNEDIDIEKAIMELTTQESVHRAALSVGSRIIQPTLVDFLR, encoded by the coding sequence ATGCGTGTCACACAATCGATGCTGACGAATAATATGCTTCGCAACTTGAGCAACAGCTATGACCGGCTTGGAAAACTCCAAGACCAAATATCAACACAAAAAAAGTTCACCAAACCATCTGATGATCCGGTTGCTGCCATGTTGGGTATGAACTATCGAACGGACTTAAACCGCATTAAGCAGTACCAGCGAAACATTGGTGAGGTAAAGAACTGGATCGACAGTACGGATGATGCTCTTGATAAAGCAGTATTGGCATTGCAGCGAATTAGAGAGTTAACCGTACAGGCAAGCAACGGAACGCTCGAAGAAGATCAGCGGAAAGCGATTGCCGAAGAAGTCAAACAGTTGAAGGAGCATCTTCGAGATATCGGTGATACACAGGTTGGCGGAAAGTACATCTTTAATGGAACAAAAACAAATGAACGGCCGTCCGTTACAGGCTATACTACAGGAACAATCGAACTTGAAGTTTTTTCCGGAATTAAAATACCGGTCAATATTGAAGGAGCACCTCTCTTTAAAGACATGCTGGATGATAATAATGGTGATATTCAAGGATTGATTAATGCTTTGGAAAACAATGATCCTTCAATTGGAGATTTCCTTGGAAAAATAGATGCAAACATAGACAAATTTTTAGCTGCCCGTGCTCAAGTAGGGGCAAAACAGAATCGGGTCGAATTGATGGAAGATCGTCTCTCTCAGCAGGAAGTTTTCTCATCTCGAATTCTTTCCGACAATGAAGATATTGATATCGAAAAAGCTATAATGGAATTAACGACTCAAGAAAGCGTACATCGTGCTGCACTTAGTGTCGGTTCAAGAATTATTCAGCCAACGTTAGTTGACTTTTTAAGATAA
- the flgK gene encoding flagellar hook-associated protein FlgK: MRSTFMGLEIARRGMFTQQSALYTTGHNIANANTPGYSRQRVNFQQTTPYPSIGMNRPNLPGQMGTGVEAGSVQRIRESFLDLQYRVEMSKVGYHGTLSESLTKMEEIMNEPSESGLQSILEKFWNSLQDLASHTENSGARDVVAASGQMVADTLNYYYNSLSRVQHDIGHEIGVKVKEINALVSQIDSLNRQISKVEPNGYLPNDLYDERDILVDQLSKLINIKVTNVKPDNYGNAMEIAEGLYNIEIVQEDGKSFSPPVTLVSVDKSTGMMSTNNLEIVDENDGTNPDPDNINGLITKVKVGITEITNFTFSGQLAGLIESYGYKSGTDNKGYYPEMLDKLNKMTEAFVNEFNYYHQRGFALNELPPKQDANKKDFFEIVDPANPAQSIKVSDEIKNNPSLIAAGADSGNSGDNKNAQILADLKTKSFQDYDFYKQAGKTLPSGLIGNIDTFYAGIIGKLGVDSQSAAKDAKNSQILADTVDQNRQSISSVSLDEEMTNMIKFQHAYNASARNITVIDEMLDKIINGMGIVGR; encoded by the coding sequence ATGCGTTCAACCTTTATGGGACTGGAAATCGCTCGCCGCGGGATGTTCACCCAGCAAAGTGCATTATATACAACCGGACATAACATTGCCAATGCCAATACACCGGGATATTCCCGCCAAAGAGTAAACTTCCAGCAAACGACTCCATACCCTTCTATCGGGATGAACAGGCCGAATTTGCCAGGACAGATGGGAACAGGAGTAGAGGCTGGGTCGGTACAGCGGATAAGAGAAAGTTTCCTAGATCTTCAATACCGTGTTGAAATGAGCAAAGTAGGTTACCATGGGACGTTAAGCGAGTCTTTAACAAAAATGGAAGAGATCATGAACGAACCATCTGAAAGCGGATTGCAAAGCATTTTGGAAAAATTCTGGAATTCTCTTCAAGACCTTGCGAGCCATACAGAAAACTCAGGTGCACGAGATGTTGTGGCAGCGAGCGGCCAAATGGTTGCCGATACATTAAATTATTATTACAACTCACTATCGAGAGTCCAGCATGATATTGGACACGAAATCGGCGTGAAAGTAAAAGAAATTAATGCTCTCGTTTCTCAAATCGATAGTCTAAACCGACAAATTTCCAAGGTGGAACCAAACGGATATTTGCCAAACGATCTTTACGATGAACGGGACATACTCGTAGACCAACTTTCAAAATTAATTAATATCAAGGTAACAAATGTTAAACCAGACAACTATGGCAATGCAATGGAAATTGCCGAAGGGCTTTATAATATTGAAATTGTCCAGGAAGACGGAAAATCTTTTAGTCCTCCTGTTACTTTAGTCAGTGTCGACAAATCGACCGGAATGATGAGCACAAACAATCTTGAAATCGTTGATGAAAATGATGGTACCAACCCCGACCCGGACAACATCAATGGACTTATTACAAAAGTAAAAGTCGGGATTACAGAAATCACCAATTTTACTTTTTCGGGTCAATTAGCCGGACTGATTGAAAGCTATGGCTATAAATCCGGAACTGATAACAAAGGTTATTATCCGGAAATGCTGGATAAGCTGAACAAAATGACAGAAGCGTTTGTGAATGAATTTAACTATTACCATCAAAGAGGGTTCGCTCTAAATGAATTGCCTCCTAAACAAGATGCGAATAAAAAAGATTTCTTTGAAATTGTTGATCCAGCTAATCCTGCTCAGTCAATTAAAGTGAGCGATGAAATAAAAAATAATCCTAGTCTTATTGCAGCAGGGGCAGATAGTGGAAACTCAGGCGACAATAAAAACGCTCAAATTCTTGCGGACCTTAAAACTAAGAGTTTTCAAGATTATGACTTTTATAAACAGGCGGGAAAGACACTTCCTAGTGGACTGATAGGTAATATTGATACATTCTACGCAGGTATCATCGGAAAACTTGGCGTCGACTCCCAAAGTGCTGCAAAAGATGCAAAAAACTCACAAATACTGGCCGACACGGTCGATCAGAACCGGCAATCGATCAGTTCAGTTTCTTTAGATGAAGAAATGACAAATATGATCAAATTCCAGCATGCGTACAATGCTTCAGCTCGGAATATTACTGTGATTGATGAAATGCTGGATAAAATTATCAACGGTATGGGTATCGTTGGAAGATAG
- a CDS encoding flagellar protein FlgN, translated as MSFQSLTASMEKLLKLHKSLYEIAVKKTEIIKQGDINSLNKLLQEEQVHITAIGKIEKERQAAASNLLPQVENPTVTDCLGVLKGEEHDRLLELSNQLMETVLELKERNFLNQQMIHYSLQFVNFSMNLINPQPEFFTYSPPTDKHHHSKIPQGIFNSKV; from the coding sequence ATGTCCTTTCAATCTCTAACGGCATCGATGGAAAAATTGTTGAAGCTCCATAAAAGCTTGTATGAAATTGCTGTTAAGAAAACAGAAATTATAAAGCAAGGGGATATCAACTCCCTGAACAAACTGCTTCAAGAAGAGCAAGTGCACATTACGGCGATTGGGAAAATAGAAAAGGAACGCCAGGCTGCAGCATCAAATCTATTGCCTCAAGTGGAAAATCCAACAGTGACCGACTGTCTGGGTGTTTTAAAAGGTGAAGAGCATGACCGGCTCCTTGAGCTTTCGAATCAGCTCATGGAAACGGTTCTTGAACTGAAAGAACGAAATTTTTTAAATCAGCAAATGATCCATTATTCCCTGCAGTTCGTAAACTTTTCTATGAATCTAATAAACCCGCAGCCGGAGTTTTTTACTTACAGTCCTCCGACTGATAAACATCATCATTCAAAAATTCCTCAAGGTATCTTTAATTCAAAAGTGTAG
- the flgM gene encoding flagellar biosynthesis anti-sigma factor FlgM — MKINNFGPSGVNPYKRQMDKLNQVERAAGKKADKVEISEAAKELQQVSQFEKERQAKVNALKMQIENGTYKPNPKEIAKSIVNFYFNK; from the coding sequence ATGAAAATCAATAACTTTGGACCGTCAGGAGTCAATCCTTATAAGCGGCAAATGGATAAGCTCAACCAAGTGGAAAGAGCAGCCGGCAAGAAAGCGGATAAAGTTGAAATTTCCGAAGCTGCCAAAGAGCTTCAGCAAGTTTCGCAATTCGAAAAAGAACGGCAAGCAAAAGTAAATGCACTAAAAATGCAAATTGAAAACGGTACTTATAAACCGAATCCAAAAGAAATTGCGAAAAGTATCGTGAATTTTTATTTTAATAAATAA
- a CDS encoding TIGR03826 family flagellar region protein, protein MGELANCPKCGGIFVKNQFRDICQNCWKEEEKAYETVYRFIRKRENRAATIQQVVEATGVEEELLFKFIRTGRLILTQFPNLGYPCDKCGKIIREGKLCNHCKEELRKELELHEAEEERKREIEKREKQATYLAMDARYRKREF, encoded by the coding sequence ATGGGGGAGCTAGCTAATTGCCCTAAATGCGGTGGAATTTTTGTTAAAAATCAATTTCGTGATATATGCCAAAATTGCTGGAAAGAAGAAGAAAAAGCGTATGAAACCGTCTATCGGTTTATCCGGAAACGGGAAAACCGGGCAGCCACAATTCAGCAGGTGGTTGAGGCAACCGGGGTCGAAGAGGAACTGCTTTTTAAATTTATCCGAACCGGCCGTTTAATATTAACCCAATTCCCAAATCTGGGATATCCGTGCGACAAGTGCGGGAAAATAATCAGGGAAGGAAAACTTTGTAATCATTGCAAAGAAGAGCTCCGCAAAGAGCTTGAGCTGCATGAAGCCGAAGAGGAGCGAAAACGCGAAATTGAAAAAAGAGAAAAGCAAGCCACATATCTCGCCATGGATGCAAGATACCGCAAACGTGAATTCTAG
- a CDS encoding ComF family protein, which produces MKIFQNDLCFICLEEIVPVAGWQALFEKEMKTVACQTCLGRFSVIEGETCRLCSRPFEHLEEQYRQADLCFDCIRWEEDSEWHGFLEKNNSLYNYNHFLKEVIARYKFRGDYALSKVFAAPLQEKLLKMNYDLLVPIPLSGERLYERGFNQAEALIKVSGFTPANVLTRVHAEKQSKKSRNERIHLSQVFQLDPGCSVLNKKIVLVDDIYTTGSTIRHAAKILKEAGAASVTSFTLARG; this is translated from the coding sequence ATGAAGATTTTTCAAAATGACTTATGTTTCATCTGCCTTGAGGAAATTGTGCCTGTTGCAGGCTGGCAGGCATTATTTGAAAAAGAAATGAAAACTGTTGCGTGCCAAACTTGTCTTGGCCGATTTTCTGTTATCGAGGGTGAAACATGCCGACTGTGCAGCAGGCCATTTGAGCACCTCGAAGAACAATATCGGCAAGCGGATCTTTGTTTTGACTGTATCCGCTGGGAAGAAGATTCGGAGTGGCACGGCTTTCTTGAGAAAAATAATTCCCTTTATAACTACAATCATTTTTTAAAAGAAGTGATTGCCCGTTATAAGTTTCGCGGTGATTACGCTCTATCGAAAGTATTCGCCGCACCGTTGCAAGAAAAACTTTTGAAGATGAACTATGATCTCCTTGTTCCGATCCCTTTAAGCGGAGAACGCCTGTATGAACGGGGTTTTAATCAAGCGGAAGCATTAATCAAAGTATCAGGTTTTACTCCGGCAAATGTATTGACCCGTGTTCACGCCGAAAAACAATCGAAAAAATCGAGAAACGAAAGGATTCATCTTTCTCAGGTGTTTCAATTAGATCCTGGCTGTTCTGTATTAAATAAAAAGATCGTATTAGTCGATGACATATACACGACCGGCTCAACAATCAGACATGCTGCAAAAATTTTGAAAGAAGCGGGAGCGGCATCTGTCACTTCGTTTACTCTCGCGCGCGGATAA
- a CDS encoding DEAD/DEAH box helicase, which translates to MRFAFIENKLIPSYCLKKSVSTLPISRCKNLQLQPLNPSFSPNEELQKILIGKQLLIDEIPFTIAEIQEHYENGYVMYRKGLETNGKLTICQRCGNNDPRMFAVFPCARCQEECTYCRNCIMMGRISECTPLINWTGPNIKTKLYESPLVWTGTLSEGQQTASEKVVTAVQKNEDLLVWAVCGAGKTEVLFAGINEALSAGKRVCIATPRTDVVLELTPRLKAVFPEIPVAALYGGSEDRHLNAPLTISTTHQLLRFYKAFDTVILDEVDAFPYSVDKTLQYAVKQSRKPDSSMIYLTATPNEKWQRECRFGKRNFVTIPARYHRHPLPVPEFVWCGNWQKQLQKNRLPDNVLRWIEKRLQSNKQSLLFVPQIELMEKILPLLQKLHPDIQSVHAEDPERKEKVQAMRNQKTPILLTTTILERGVTFPNIDAAVLGSEDRIFTESALVQIAGRVGRSADYPNGTITFFHYGKTKTMVKARNQIIRMNIEARKKGLVDG; encoded by the coding sequence TTGCGATTTGCTTTTATCGAAAATAAGCTCATTCCTTCCTATTGTCTCAAAAAATCTGTCAGCACTCTTCCTATCTCCCGCTGCAAAAATCTCCAGTTGCAGCCTCTCAATCCATCTTTTTCTCCTAACGAAGAGCTGCAAAAGATCCTCATAGGGAAACAACTTTTAATAGACGAAATTCCTTTCACAATTGCTGAAATTCAAGAACACTATGAAAATGGGTATGTGATGTACCGAAAAGGCCTCGAAACAAACGGAAAACTCACAATTTGCCAACGGTGCGGCAATAACGATCCCCGCATGTTTGCTGTTTTTCCTTGTGCTCGATGTCAAGAGGAATGCACCTACTGCCGCAACTGTATCATGATGGGCAGGATAAGTGAGTGTACTCCGCTCATCAACTGGACTGGCCCCAATATTAAGACGAAACTGTACGAATCGCCGTTAGTTTGGACAGGAACACTCTCGGAAGGCCAGCAAACGGCCTCGGAAAAAGTTGTAACAGCGGTGCAAAAGAACGAAGACCTTCTAGTTTGGGCCGTCTGCGGCGCCGGAAAAACTGAAGTATTGTTTGCCGGAATAAACGAAGCACTGTCAGCCGGAAAACGGGTTTGCATTGCAACTCCTAGAACCGATGTTGTCCTCGAACTCACCCCGCGCTTAAAAGCTGTTTTTCCCGAAATCCCAGTTGCTGCTCTTTACGGAGGAAGCGAAGACCGCCATCTCAACGCCCCGTTAACCATTTCAACGACCCATCAGCTTCTTCGCTTTTACAAGGCCTTTGATACAGTCATCCTTGACGAAGTCGACGCCTTTCCTTATTCGGTTGATAAAACTTTGCAATATGCAGTCAAGCAGTCAAGAAAGCCAGATTCCTCGATGATTTATCTTACCGCTACCCCGAACGAAAAATGGCAGCGAGAGTGCCGCTTCGGCAAAAGAAATTTTGTCACGATTCCGGCACGCTATCACCGCCATCCACTCCCTGTCCCGGAATTTGTCTGGTGCGGCAACTGGCAAAAGCAATTGCAAAAGAACCGTCTGCCTGATAATGTACTCCGATGGATTGAAAAGCGTCTTCAGAGCAATAAACAATCATTATTGTTTGTTCCCCAAATCGAATTGATGGAAAAAATCCTTCCTCTTCTTCAAAAACTTCACCCCGATATTCAATCTGTCCATGCAGAAGACCCTGAGCGAAAGGAAAAAGTACAAGCAATGCGTAATCAAAAAACTCCTATTTTATTAACGACGACCATTCTCGAAAGAGGGGTAACTTTTCCAAATATCGATGCAGCCGTTCTTGGATCTGAAGATCGAATTTTTACAGAAAGCGCCCTTGTGCAAATCGCCGGCAGGGTGGGAAGGAGTGCCGATTATCCGAACGGCACCATAACGTTTTTTCATTACGGAAAAACAAAAACGATGGTAAAAGCGAGAAACCAGATCATTCGGATGAACATAGAAGCGAGAAAAAAGGGGCTAGTAGATGGATGA
- a CDS encoding DegV family protein: MKTAVVTDSTAYIPKELRDKYNIYMIPLSVIFGNESYQEEIEISAEQFYEEVKRRELPTTSQPPVGQFVELFEKLAKEYDAVISIHLSSGISGTYQGAVTAGNMVDNIKVYPFDSEISCMVQGFYALEAAEMAQQGKNPQDIIARLNEMKQSSRAYFMVDDLSHLQRGGRLSSAQAIIGSLLQVKPLLHFVDKVIVPFEKIRTRKRAMKRIVELLAEDVKSGEAYKAAIIHGNREKEAKEWKAELEAQFPNVEFMISYFGPVIGTHLGEGSMGLGWVKK, encoded by the coding sequence ATAAAAACTGCAGTTGTCACAGATAGTACGGCGTACATCCCAAAGGAATTACGTGATAAATACAACATATATATGATCCCATTAAGTGTGATTTTCGGGAACGAATCCTATCAAGAGGAAATTGAGATTAGCGCAGAACAGTTTTATGAAGAAGTGAAGCGTAGAGAGCTTCCAACGACTTCCCAGCCGCCGGTTGGACAGTTTGTGGAACTGTTCGAAAAACTAGCAAAAGAATATGATGCAGTGATCAGCATTCACTTATCAAGCGGAATAAGCGGAACATATCAGGGAGCTGTGACAGCAGGAAACATGGTTGACAATATTAAGGTCTATCCATTTGACTCGGAAATCAGCTGCATGGTTCAAGGTTTTTATGCTTTGGAGGCTGCCGAAATGGCGCAGCAAGGGAAAAATCCTCAAGATATTATAGCGAGATTGAATGAAATGAAGCAATCCAGCCGCGCTTATTTCATGGTCGACGATTTGTCCCATTTGCAGCGGGGCGGCAGGCTGTCAAGCGCCCAGGCAATCATTGGCAGTCTTCTTCAAGTAAAACCGCTTTTGCATTTTGTTGATAAGGTGATTGTTCCGTTTGAAAAAATCCGCACACGCAAAAGAGCAATGAAACGAATCGTCGAATTGCTAGCTGAAGATGTAAAAAGCGGAGAGGCTTATAAAGCAGCTATCATCCATGGCAACCGCGAAAAAGAAGCGAAAGAGTGGAAAGCTGAGCTTGAAGCACAATTTCCAAACGTTGAGTTCATGATCAGCTATTTTGGTCCGGTAATCGGAACACATCTCGGCGAAGGTTCCATGGGGCTTGGCTGGGTGAAAAAATAA
- a CDS encoding response regulator, whose product MTTKIVIIDDHQLFREGVKRILDFEKSFEVVAEGDDGKDAIHLVEQYHPDVVIMDINMPHTNGIEATQQLIEKYPESRVIILSIHDDENYVTHALKTGASGYLLKEMDADALVEAVKVVAEGGSYIHPKVTHNLVKEYRRLATETGNGESYPPNGEIRRPLHLLTRRECEVLQLLADGKSNLGFGEALFISEKTVKNHVSNILQKMNVNDRTQAVVVAIKNGWVEVR is encoded by the coding sequence TTGACTACAAAAATTGTGATAATTGATGATCACCAACTTTTTAGAGAAGGGGTAAAAAGAATATTAGATTTTGAAAAATCATTTGAAGTTGTGGCCGAGGGAGATGATGGAAAAGACGCCATTCATCTCGTTGAACAATATCATCCGGATGTTGTCATCATGGATATTAATATGCCTCATACAAATGGGATCGAGGCAACACAACAATTAATTGAGAAATATCCGGAATCACGCGTTATAATCTTATCGATTCACGATGATGAAAACTATGTAACCCATGCATTGAAAACAGGTGCGAGCGGCTACCTGCTGAAGGAAATGGATGCAGATGCACTCGTTGAAGCCGTTAAGGTTGTAGCTGAAGGCGGATCTTATATCCATCCGAAAGTTACCCACAATTTAGTAAAAGAATATCGCAGGCTGGCAACCGAAACCGGAAACGGGGAATCTTATCCGCCCAACGGTGAAATCCGCCGCCCGCTTCATTTATTGACCCGCCGCGAATGTGAAGTGCTTCAGCTGTTGGCAGACGGAAAAAGCAACCTCGGCTTCGGAGAAGCACTGTTCATCAGTGAAAAAACCGTGAAAAACCATGTCAGCAATATCCTGCAAAAAATGAATGTAAATGACCGTACCCAAGCCGTTGTAGTAGCGATCAAAAACGGCTGGGTTGAGGTACGATAA
- a CDS encoding sensor histidine kinase, whose protein sequence is MKAINFDTKTLDQILEKMIDTVVNSKDEIFRISEQCRKDYETLTDELKDVKQMVLQTIAEGDRLEVQARLARKRLSEVSMHFKDYTEEEVRDAYEKAHNLQMDLTMNRQLEKQLRRRRDEIERRLAGLTETIERADYLISQITIVLNYLMSDLKQVGEVLENAKQKQDFGLKIIEAQEEERKRLSREIHDGPAQMLANVMMRSDLIERIYKERSAEEAIDEIRNLKRMVRSALYEVRRIIYDLRPMALDDLGLVPTLRKYLQTIEEYHNRTKIYFFNIGEDKRLPAKYEVALFRLVQESVQNALKHADASEIQVKLEINKSHVNVVIKDNGKGFDTNEKKPESFGILGMKERVDLLEGEISIHSKIGAGTVIIIQVPLK, encoded by the coding sequence ATGAAAGCGATAAATTTTGATACGAAAACACTAGATCAAATTCTTGAAAAAATGATTGACACCGTTGTAAACAGCAAAGATGAAATTTTTCGAATCAGTGAGCAATGCCGCAAAGACTATGAAACTTTGACTGATGAACTAAAAGATGTAAAACAAATGGTTCTTCAAACGATTGCTGAGGGGGACAGGCTTGAAGTTCAAGCCCGCCTTGCAAGAAAGCGCCTTTCCGAAGTGAGCATGCATTTTAAAGATTATACAGAAGAAGAGGTCCGAGATGCCTATGAAAAGGCGCACAACCTCCAAATGGACCTTACGATGAATCGGCAGCTGGAAAAACAACTGAGGCGGCGCAGAGATGAAATTGAACGCAGGCTCGCTGGCCTAACGGAGACGATTGAACGGGCAGATTATCTTATTTCGCAAATAACGATTGTTTTAAATTATTTAATGAGTGATTTAAAGCAAGTGGGAGAAGTGCTGGAAAATGCAAAACAAAAACAGGATTTTGGCCTGAAAATTATCGAAGCCCAAGAGGAAGAAAGAAAGAGGCTGTCCAGAGAAATTCATGACGGACCGGCGCAAATGCTTGCCAATGTGATGATGCGTTCTGATTTAATTGAACGCATATATAAGGAAAGAAGTGCAGAAGAAGCGATCGATGAAATCCGCAATTTAAAGCGGATGGTTCGATCTGCTCTGTACGAGGTGCGGCGAATCATTTACGATTTGCGTCCAATGGCACTTGACGACCTTGGCCTCGTTCCTACCCTCAGAAAATATTTGCAGACTATCGAAGAATATCATAATAGGACAAAAATTTATTTTTTTAACATAGGTGAAGATAAAAGATTACCAGCAAAATACGAGGTTGCACTTTTCCGCCTTGTGCAGGAATCTGTCCAAAATGCTTTGAAGCACGCTGATGCAAGTGAAATTCAAGTGAAATTGGAGATTAATAAATCACATGTAAACGTTGTAATAAAGGATAATGGAAAAGGTTTTGATACAAATGAGAAGAAGCCTGAATCGTTTGGCATCCTTGGAATGAAGGAACGGGTAGATCTGCTTGAAGGCGAAATCTCGATTCATTCTAAAATAGGTGCCGGTACGGTTATCATCATACAAGTACCATTGAAGTAA
- a CDS encoding YigZ family protein, whose product MLPYYYTVKGYGEHEIVIEKSRFIAHVSRAETEEKAQEFIQSIKKKHWNATHNCSAYLIGENDQIQKANDDGEPSGTAGVPILEVLKKKKLKDTVVVITRYFGGIKLGAGGLIRAYGKATSEGIEATGVVARKLMRVMHTKIDYTWLGKIENELRSSVYTIKDIHYEDKVEIETFVEEGQKNAFSDWMIELTNGQAEIRQGEMLYLEEPI is encoded by the coding sequence GTGCTGCCCTATTACTATACAGTCAAAGGATACGGGGAACATGAAATCGTCATCGAGAAATCCCGTTTTATCGCACATGTTTCTCGTGCCGAGACGGAAGAAAAAGCACAGGAATTCATTCAATCCATTAAGAAAAAACATTGGAATGCAACCCATAATTGTTCAGCCTATCTGATCGGTGAGAATGACCAGATTCAAAAAGCAAATGACGACGGCGAACCCAGCGGCACAGCAGGTGTTCCCATTCTCGAAGTATTAAAAAAGAAAAAATTAAAAGATACAGTTGTCGTCATAACTAGATATTTCGGCGGAATAAAATTAGGTGCAGGAGGGCTGATTCGAGCTTACGGCAAAGCAACTTCTGAAGGCATCGAAGCCACGGGTGTTGTAGCCAGAAAACTAATGCGGGTTATGCATACAAAGATTGATTATACATGGCTTGGAAAAATTGAAAATGAACTTCGCTCCTCTGTTTACACGATAAAAGATATCCATTATGAAGATAAAGTGGAGATTGAAACCTTTGTTGAAGAAGGCCAAAAAAATGCTTTTTCCGATTGGATGATCGAACTGACAAATGGCCAGGCAGAGATCCGCCAAGGTGAAATGCTTTATTTGGAAGAACCTATTTAA
- a CDS encoding LCP family protein produces the protein MSVSRSVRRKKKKLRVMRLFVLLFVFCLIGGGSYFAYDILYNAKKASDSIFQELDPKKVANYRDEDIKITKDPFTVLLVGVDNQGGGGRSDVLMLATVNPKTKEVYLLSIPRDTRTYLPEVGYETKINHSYSHGGIEATINAVSKLLDIPIDYYITTNFKGFEDIVDTLGGVTVDVPFTFKSQLTDSLKWKTFYKGKMELNGNEALAYVRMRKKDPKGDLGRNERQQQVIKAIVDKGTSFSSITKIDDVLEKLGENVKTNIPPSKFASFIKLYTELKNKNIKHLALEGYDRYIDGVYYYVPSEESITEVSSILRSTLDSSTYTAEDHSSQANHVTNEHQNNW, from the coding sequence ATGTCTGTTTCTAGATCAGTAAGGAGGAAAAAGAAAAAACTGCGCGTCATGCGCTTGTTTGTTTTACTTTTTGTCTTTTGTTTAATTGGAGGCGGATCTTATTTTGCCTACGATATTTTATACAACGCCAAAAAAGCATCAGATAGTATTTTCCAAGAATTAGATCCAAAAAAAGTTGCCAATTATAGAGACGAAGATATTAAAATAACAAAGGATCCTTTTACGGTTCTGCTTGTAGGGGTTGACAACCAAGGGGGCGGTGGAAGATCGGATGTCCTTATGCTGGCTACAGTCAATCCAAAAACAAAAGAAGTTTACCTTTTAAGTATTCCGAGAGACACAAGAACATATCTCCCTGAAGTTGGATATGAAACAAAAATCAACCATTCATATAGCCATGGCGGAATTGAAGCAACAATCAACGCCGTAAGCAAATTGCTTGATATCCCGATTGACTATTATATTACGACTAACTTTAAAGGGTTTGAAGATATTGTAGATACACTAGGCGGAGTAACTGTTGATGTTCCATTTACCTTTAAATCACAGCTGACAGACAGCTTGAAATGGAAGACGTTCTATAAAGGGAAAATGGAATTAAACGGGAATGAAGCGTTAGCGTATGTCCGAATGAGAAAAAAAGATCCAAAAGGTGATCTTGGCAGAAACGAACGACAACAGCAAGTTATTAAAGCGATTGTTGATAAAGGAACTTCGTTTTCTTCTATTACAAAAATAGATGACGTTTTGGAAAAATTGGGAGAAAACGTCAAGACCAACATACCTCCTTCTAAGTTTGCTAGTTTTATAAAATTATATACAGAATTAAAAAATAAAAATATCAAACACTTAGCCCTAGAAGGATATGATAGATATATTGACGGTGTGTATTATTATGTTCCTTCTGAAGAGTCAATAACAGAAGTTAGTTCGATATTGCGAAGTACTCTTGATTCTTCTACTTATACAGCCGAAGATCACTCTTCCCAGGCTAATCATGTGACAAATGAACATCAAAATAATTGGTAA